The following proteins are encoded in a genomic region of Trichocoleus sp.:
- a CDS encoding polymer-forming cytoskeletal protein → MFRQKQVSSLTYLSATSEFQGILNVEGNLRVDGIVHGTVEVRGDLEISSSGLVEGPELKANNIIVRGVVKARVIAEGRLTLTRTARLEGDATAHSIDIEAGAFYMGHISTSDVKALPISGKYPELIAGEDQPPPSPGLK, encoded by the coding sequence TTCGGCAGAAGCAAGTCAGTTCATTGACTTACCTCAGCGCAACCAGCGAGTTTCAAGGCATCCTCAACGTCGAGGGCAATCTGCGCGTTGATGGGATTGTTCATGGCACAGTTGAAGTTCGAGGGGATTTAGAGATCTCGTCGTCGGGGCTGGTGGAAGGACCGGAACTGAAAGCCAACAACATTATTGTTCGGGGAGTGGTTAAAGCCAGGGTGATTGCAGAAGGCAGGCTAACACTGACACGCACGGCAAGGTTAGAAGGGGATGCAACAGCTCACTCGATCGACATTGAAGCTGGAGCATTTTACATGGGGCACATTTCAACAAGCGATGTTAAAGCTCTCCCAATTTCTGGTAAATATCCTGAGTTGATAGCGGGAGAAGATCAGCCGCCCCCAAGTCCTGGTCTAAAGTAG